Proteins from a genomic interval of Echeneis naucrates chromosome 21, fEcheNa1.1, whole genome shotgun sequence:
- the LOC115062240 gene encoding collagen alpha-3(VI) chain-like — MKSFVQRLVETLSIGENKDRVSVVQYSRDPKTHFYLNTYMEKRDILNALQEINHKGGGPRNTGAALDYVRHNTFTDSSGSRYQEGIPQILILLSGGRSQDDVASAAVALKQHKVVPLCVGTRKADILELQMIAHNPSYAFTVPRFDDIGSIYQQLVSFVKRVPRQQPRLKPENILDESQSEFQALLGFVKRMVENLSVDERNDHISVVQYSREPSAEFFLNTHKTRQSVMDNMQSLRHKGGRLRNTGAALQYVKDNVFTASSGSRHQRGVPQILVLLTGGRSSDDVRNAVESLKGMGVMVFVVGTKNADALEIQSVSQEPTHAFLVTDSSDLSDIEQQILSAIRSETPAIKPISYDARRRDVVFLLDGSDDSQESFLYIKDFVQRMVTELKIGTNNDRMAVVQYSNTAETNFDLRRYSTEDDVLDAVRGLSHKGGYPHNAGAALQYVKDHIFTSESGSRLHEGVPQILIVLSGGRSEDDIRTPVRMLKENGSSSNVNRDIVFLIDGSDDVRSRFSSIREFVAKLVEGFDLDKGKDKVAVVQYSNNAELNFNLNTYNTRNDVLKHVASLKPKGGRPQYIGAALQFVKDKVFVSNAGSRHHEGAKQILVMLAGGRSRDSPRGPAKDVLTAVRRLSHKGGRPLKIGAALQYVKDNIFTVPTGSRHTENLL, encoded by the exons ATGAAATCTTTTGTCCAAAGATTGGTGGAAACACTCAGTATTGGTGAAAACAAAGACCGTGTTTCTGTGGTCCAGTATAGCAGAGATCCAAAGACACATTTCTATTTGAACACCTACATGGAAAAACGGGATATTCTTAATGCCCTCCAGGAGATAAACCATAAAGGGGGCGGACCTCGCAACACTGGGGCAGCTCTGGACTATGTGAGACACAATACGTTTACTGACTCCTCAGGTAGTCGGTATCAAGAAGGTATCCCTCAGATATTGATTCTGTTAAGTGGTGGAAGATCACAAGATGATGTTGCAAGTGCAGCAGTGGCTCTAAAGCAGCACAAAGTTGTCCCACTGTGTGTAGGCACAAGAAAGGCAGACATACTCGAGCTCCAAATGATTGCACATAACCCTTCCTATGCTTTCACTGTGCCGCGGTTTGATGATATTGGGAGCATATATCAACAACTTGTGTCATTTGTGAAAAGAGTGCCACGACAACAGCCAAGATTAAAACCAGAGAACATATTGG ATGAAAGTCAAAGTGAATTTCAGGCACTGCTTGGCTTTGTTAAGAGAATGGTGGAAAACCTGAGTGTAGATGAGAGAAATGATCACATTTCAGTGGTGCAGTACAGCAGGGAACCTTCTGCTGAATTTttcctcaacacacacaaaacacgcCAGAGTGTCATGGACAACATGCAAAGTCTAAGACATAAAGGAGGCAGACTCCGCAATACTGGTGCAGCCCTCCAGTATGTCAAAGATAATGTTTTCACAGCCTCTTCTGGAAGTAGGCATCAGCGAGGAGTCCCTCAGATTCTGGTGCTCTTAACTGGTGGACGGTCCAGTGATGATGTCAGAAATGCTGTAGAAAGCTTGAAAGGAATGGGTGTGATGGTATTTGTGGTTGGAACAAAGAATGCAGATGCCCTAGAAATTCAGTCAGTTTCACAGGAACCTACCCATGCTTTCCTTGTAACAGACTCCAGTGACCTTTCAGACATTGAACAACAAATACTGTCTGCCATCAGGAGTGAAACACCTGCTATCAAACCAATATCATATG ATGCCAGAAGAAGAGATGTTGTATTCTTGCTTGATGGTTCGGATGATTCTCAAGAAAGCTTTCTATATATCAAAGATTTTGTGCAGAGAATGGTGACAGAACTAAAAATTGGCACAAACAATGATCGTATGGCTGTCGTTCAGTACAGTAACACAGCAGAAACTAACTTTGACTTGAGACGTTACTCAACAGAGGATGATGTCCTTGATGCAGTACGGGGTCTAAGTCACAAAGGAGGCTATCCTCACAATGCTGGAGCAGCTCTTCAGTATGTAAAGGACCATATATTCACTTCTGAATCAGGTAGTCGACTACATGAAGGAGTTCCACAGATACTCATAGTGCTGAGTGGTGGAAGATCTGAAGATGATATAAGAACCCCAGTCAGAATGCTAAAAGAAAATG GTTCAAGCTCCAACGTGAATAGAGATATTGTCTTTCTTATTGATGGATCTGATGATGTCAGGAGCAGATTCTCTTCTATACGAGAGTTTGTAGCAAAACTTGTTGAAGGCTTTGACCTGGACAAAGGAAAAGATAAAGTTGCTGTTGTACAGTATAGCAACAATGCTGAGCTCAATTTCAATTTGAATACTTACAACACAAGAAATGATGTTCTGAAACATGTTGCAAGCCTAAAACCAAAAGGTGGAAGGCCTCAATATATTGGAGCAGCATTGCAGTTTGTGAAGGATAAAGTGTTTGTTTCAAATGCTGGCAGTCGACATCATGAAGGAGCCAAGCAAATACTTGTAATGCTGGCTGGTGGACGTTCAAGAGATTCTCCACGAGGCCCAGCAA AAGATGTCTTAACAGCTGTTAGAAGGCTCTCCCACAAAGGAGGACGACCTCTCAAAATTGGTGCAGCTCTACAATATGTTAAAGATAACATATTCACAGTTCCAACAgggagcagacacacagaaaat CTTCTCTAA